A single window of Chloracidobacterium thermophilum B DNA harbors:
- a CDS encoding NfeD family protein: MSGLFSGSNLEMFCWGLALFSTTLLVLKLTVGTLLDGLDGHLDGHLAIFGADDPSGAGGGLKAILVGLMVMGWSGVICFQLTRLSPLMVLVTALSAGVMTFTSAVWLLRRVRHLESDGTLQPANAIGRFGTVYLTIPAQGSGTGQIQIEIQGRLATLEAITDGPAIPTGTRVFVIDTGQGVLRVLPEQALDPLPETGAHPSASDVPVASNRASNSVTTSST; encoded by the coding sequence ATGTCCGGCCTTTTCTCTGGCTCAAACCTGGAAATGTTCTGCTGGGGCCTGGCGCTGTTTTCAACAACGCTGCTGGTGCTCAAGCTGACCGTCGGGACGCTTCTCGATGGTCTCGACGGCCATCTGGACGGCCACTTGGCAATCTTTGGTGCTGATGACCCTTCCGGCGCTGGCGGCGGCCTCAAGGCGATCCTGGTTGGACTGATGGTGATGGGCTGGAGTGGCGTGATCTGCTTCCAACTCACCCGCCTGTCGCCGCTGATGGTGCTTGTCACCGCGCTCAGCGCTGGGGTGATGACGTTCACCTCAGCCGTGTGGCTGCTGCGCCGGGTCCGCCATCTGGAATCCGACGGAACGCTGCAACCGGCTAACGCCATTGGCCGGTTTGGGACGGTCTATCTCACGATTCCCGCCCAAGGAAGTGGCACCGGGCAGATTCAGATTGAAATCCAGGGACGCCTGGCCACCTTGGAAGCCATCACCGACGGCCCGGCGATTCCCACCGGGACAAGGGTTTTTGTGATTGATACCGGTCAGGGGGTGCTTCGGGTTTTGCCGGAGCAGGCGCTTGACCCCCTGCCGGAAACTGGCGCTCACCCATCCGCTTCAGATGTGCCGGTGGCTTCCAACCGGGCTTCCAACTCCGTAACCACTTCATCCACCTGA
- a CDS encoding DUF7948 domain-containing protein, whose product MKHLRLSPLRRWLAVATAPLIAFTCVPLVARADRDAPRPSRPVLKRTGPVAPSAPAAAPSRSRRLLFEENLGQHAGPVRYKMFGGSVFLTDRAEACMLVEAGREPLWRPTGKAAENPRWKTLPASRPVYRALRMQPVERETGRPVPPAASEGLTRSPIALSYCKGDRSQWRSRVPLYREVVYHQVYPGIGLVYYPKDERLTYDFRVAPGADPSAIRLHFEGADRLALDSEGNLQCLVGQQTVVMQKPTLYQEVAGERRIVPGRFALTGNDVAFEVGAYDRNLALVIDPVLPFYSTYFGGNQDEEAVGVAVGRIYNRNALTAGTVFSSQDTIPVFIAGTTHSTSFPVPVGSGPNANNPITVPDVDIFVARFEFRADGTVPTNIPDVGPARRFAPWDAFTNGGEPDFTYDDRGAERGLAAVVIYGGSGDDVCTGVSINASQNAVEDVGGVYWRPATGPVLVGYTTSTNFPTGRLGLGSGSATTFQSTFGGGFTDAFAMLLPFCLDLSANNITSTPTSPLAYSTYLGGSGNDLAWACTAQQGMGTGALRFALGGETDGNLPTGSASGSPFDSTYGGGDADGFLAHFDPTQNTSAAQRRYITYFGGNGYDTVTGISYFVTGPRIGVTGVTGSDPETSFIDSGSNPITSTVSGGTRNGSFDAFVAMFNGNTGPSREFSMYLGGDNDDWGMGIRARRRVVSGSGRYVVHVAGLTDSTTTGFGVPSSGQLSKANKGGIDAFVTQIRWDESLSGLRTVQYFGYLGTTGDDEAYALATSEQPGPGNSIVYVGGISEGTAAFTPVGIGSGLPNFANDLLYPASGSTIPVSRGFLARISAVNEGGTNLPATLQNLVNVGGRTFATGAQPIQRVLSIASYLPVAGVLFFTGSTNANNVLPTTSDIPPAPYDVFQNTRANNTSDRKDAYLGSVRLTP is encoded by the coding sequence ATGAAACATTTACGCCTCTCCCCCCTGCGTCGGTGGCTGGCCGTAGCAACAGCTCCACTTATCGCCTTCACCTGTGTGCCGTTGGTCGCCCGTGCCGACCGCGATGCGCCCCGTCCGTCCCGGCCCGTGCTGAAACGAACCGGGCCGGTGGCACCTTCCGCTCCGGCGGCGGCCCCGTCCCGGAGTAGACGCCTGCTGTTTGAGGAAAATCTGGGCCAGCACGCCGGCCCGGTGCGTTACAAGATGTTTGGCGGATCGGTCTTTCTGACCGACCGCGCCGAAGCCTGCATGCTTGTCGAAGCCGGGCGCGAGCCGCTATGGCGGCCGACCGGCAAAGCGGCCGAAAACCCACGCTGGAAGACCCTGCCGGCATCGCGTCCGGTGTACCGCGCGCTGCGGATGCAGCCGGTTGAGCGTGAAACCGGCCGGCCCGTGCCGCCGGCAGCTTCCGAAGGACTAACCCGCAGTCCCATTGCACTGTCGTACTGCAAGGGCGACCGCTCACAGTGGCGCAGCCGCGTGCCGCTCTACCGCGAGGTGGTCTATCATCAGGTCTATCCCGGCATAGGCCTTGTCTATTACCCGAAAGATGAACGGCTGACCTACGACTTCCGGGTGGCGCCCGGCGCCGATCCCAGCGCCATTCGTCTGCATTTCGAGGGCGCGGACCGGCTGGCCCTGGATTCGGAAGGCAATCTCCAGTGTCTGGTCGGACAGCAGACGGTGGTGATGCAGAAGCCGACGCTTTACCAGGAAGTTGCCGGGGAGCGCCGGATCGTGCCGGGGCGTTTCGCCCTGACCGGCAACGACGTGGCGTTTGAAGTCGGGGCCTATGACCGGAATCTGGCGCTGGTCATTGACCCGGTGCTGCCGTTTTACTCGACGTACTTCGGCGGCAATCAGGATGAGGAAGCCGTCGGCGTCGCCGTCGGGCGCATCTACAACCGGAATGCGCTCACAGCAGGAACCGTCTTTTCATCGCAGGATACCATTCCGGTGTTCATTGCCGGCACGACCCACAGTACATCGTTTCCGGTGCCGGTAGGTTCCGGCCCTAACGCCAATAATCCGATCACCGTCCCGGATGTGGACATCTTCGTGGCGCGATTCGAGTTCCGCGCTGATGGGACCGTGCCGACCAACATTCCCGATGTCGGCCCGGCGAGACGTTTTGCCCCCTGGGATGCCTTTACCAACGGGGGTGAGCCGGACTTCACCTACGACGATCGTGGCGCTGAGCGCGGCTTGGCCGCCGTCGTCATTTACGGTGGAAGCGGCGATGATGTGTGTACCGGCGTCAGCATCAATGCCAGCCAGAATGCTGTGGAAGATGTCGGTGGAGTGTATTGGCGTCCGGCAACCGGCCCCGTGCTCGTCGGGTACACCACCAGTACGAACTTCCCCACTGGCAGGTTAGGATTGGGGAGCGGCTCTGCGACGACATTTCAATCCACCTTCGGCGGGGGATTCACGGATGCCTTTGCGATGTTGCTGCCCTTCTGCCTCGATCTGTCAGCCAACAACATCACCAGTACCCCCACTTCCCCGCTTGCTTACAGCACTTACCTTGGCGGTTCTGGCAATGACCTCGCCTGGGCCTGCACAGCCCAACAGGGAATGGGCACAGGCGCACTTCGGTTCGCTCTGGGCGGGGAAACCGACGGCAACCTCCCGACCGGAAGCGCTTCCGGCTCCCCATTTGACAGTACCTATGGCGGTGGTGATGCCGATGGTTTCCTAGCGCACTTCGATCCAACACAAAACACGTCGGCTGCCCAGCGGCGCTATATCACCTACTTTGGTGGTAATGGCTACGATACCGTCACAGGCATTTCCTACTTTGTTACTGGCCCACGCATTGGTGTCACTGGCGTCACGGGGTCAGACCCGGAGACAAGCTTCATTGATTCGGGTAGCAACCCCATAACCAGCACCGTCAGTGGTGGAACACGCAACGGCAGTTTTGATGCCTTTGTGGCCATGTTCAACGGCAATACAGGTCCCTCGCGGGAGTTTTCCATGTACCTCGGGGGGGACAACGACGACTGGGGCATGGGGATTCGTGCCCGGCGGCGGGTTGTCAGCGGCAGTGGGCGGTATGTCGTCCACGTTGCCGGTCTGACCGATTCGACCACCACCGGCTTTGGTGTTCCCTCGTCTGGACAGCTATCGAAAGCCAACAAGGGCGGGATTGATGCCTTTGTCACCCAGATAAGGTGGGATGAATCCTTGTCTGGCTTACGCACCGTACAGTATTTCGGCTACCTTGGAACCACCGGGGATGACGAAGCCTACGCGCTGGCCACCAGTGAGCAGCCCGGGCCGGGCAACTCGATAGTCTATGTCGGTGGCATTTCCGAAGGGACCGCGGCCTTTACGCCGGTGGGTATCGGCTCCGGCTTGCCCAACTTTGCCAACGATTTGCTTTACCCGGCATCTGGCTCGACGATACCGGTCAGCCGTGGTTTTCTGGCCCGGATTTCGGCTGTCAATGAAGGCGGTACAAACCTGCCGGCGACCCTTCAGAACCTCGTCAATGTTGGCGGGCGCACCTTTGCCACCGGCGCGCAGCCGATCCAGCGGGTTCTCAGTATTGCGTCTTATTTGCCTGTTGCTGGTGTGCTGTTTTTCACCGGCTCGACCAATGCCAACAATGTCCTGCCCACCACCTCGGACATACCACCAGCGCCCTACGACGTGTTTCAGAACACCCGGGCCAACAACACAAGTGACCGCAAGGACGCCTATCTGGGTTCGGTGCGGCTGACGCCCTAG
- the ruvX gene encoding Holliday junction resolvase RuvX has product MPADSLPTGPAGSSDVSSNEERVPGLPPSQRTLAVDWGGKRTGLAVCDELGLLVRPLAVWPTGSRKSLVARVAALITKEQIVRCVVGLSRRLDGSDNQATAQILAFVEALRRATPVEVITWNERLTSVAAEDWLREQGIPRERWKSRQDAIAAAILLEDFLSARAHR; this is encoded by the coding sequence ATGCCTGCGGATAGCCTGCCGACCGGCCCGGCCGGTTCGTCGGATGTATCTTCTAATGAAGAACGTGTGCCGGGGCTGCCTCCCTCGCAGCGGACGCTGGCGGTGGACTGGGGCGGGAAGCGCACCGGACTGGCGGTGTGTGACGAACTGGGGCTGCTCGTACGCCCACTGGCCGTCTGGCCGACCGGCTCGCGAAAGTCACTCGTGGCGCGCGTGGCGGCGCTGATCACGAAAGAACAGATTGTGCGCTGCGTGGTTGGGCTGTCCCGCCGGCTGGACGGCTCGGACAACCAGGCCACGGCGCAGATTCTGGCTTTTGTCGAAGCCCTGCGCCGGGCGACGCCGGTCGAGGTCATCACCTGGAACGAGCGACTCACCTCCGTGGCTGCTGAAGACTGGCTGCGCGAGCAGGGGATTCCACGGGAGCGGTGGAAGTCCCGGCAGGATGCCATTGCCGCTGCCATCCTGCTGGAAGACTTTCTATCTGCCCGCGCCCACCGTTAG
- a CDS encoding TraR/DksA family transcriptional regulator, protein MDADFLSQQREKLLQKRRELQLALNLTPQDESSEEVKDPLDAAVTYANRELAARQAEQYRQLLQDVEDALERIADGTYGICQGSGEEIPRKRLEAIPWARYTAAYQEKIERGLVSE, encoded by the coding sequence ATGGACGCGGACTTTCTGTCCCAGCAGCGGGAAAAACTTCTACAGAAGCGTCGTGAGCTGCAACTGGCGCTCAACCTGACGCCCCAGGATGAAAGCAGCGAGGAGGTCAAGGACCCGCTTGACGCCGCTGTAACCTATGCCAACCGTGAACTGGCCGCGCGCCAGGCGGAGCAGTATCGCCAACTTCTCCAGGATGTGGAAGACGCCCTCGAACGCATTGCCGACGGCACTTACGGCATCTGCCAGGGTTCGGGCGAAGAAATCCCGCGCAAACGCCTGGAGGCCATTCCCTGGGCGCGCTACACCGCCGCCTATCAGGAAAAAATCGAGCGCGGGCTGGTCAGTGAATAG
- a CDS encoding YggS family pyridoxal phosphate-dependent enzyme, translating into MSHEASRSTIAENIARVRERLADACRRAGRSPDQVTLIAVSKTKPLDAIAAAAACGLHDFGENRVQEALTKIPHAPPQLRWHLIGHLQSNKAKPAVEHFHLIHTVDSPALAQRLDRLAQERQKTQPVLLQVKLGDEATKSGVAPTALPALYAAVRALPNLRVCGLMTIPPFCPDPEAVRPYFRHLRELRDALQAAFPSDDLPELSMGMSHDFEVAVEEGATLIRVGTAIFGDR; encoded by the coding sequence ATGAGCCACGAGGCTTCCCGGTCAACAATTGCTGAAAACATTGCCAGGGTTCGGGAACGCCTGGCCGATGCCTGCCGGCGGGCCGGGCGAAGCCCTGACCAGGTGACGCTCATCGCCGTCTCGAAAACCAAACCGCTGGACGCCATTGCCGCCGCTGCCGCCTGTGGACTTCACGACTTTGGGGAAAACCGCGTTCAGGAAGCCCTGACGAAAATCCCCCACGCGCCGCCGCAACTCCGCTGGCACCTCATCGGCCACCTGCAAAGCAACAAGGCCAAACCGGCCGTGGAGCACTTCCACCTCATTCACACTGTGGATTCACCGGCCCTGGCGCAACGGCTGGACCGTCTGGCGCAGGAGCGACAGAAAACGCAACCGGTGCTGCTTCAGGTCAAGCTCGGAGACGAGGCGACAAAATCCGGCGTCGCTCCGACGGCTTTGCCGGCGCTGTATGCCGCCGTCCGTGCTCTGCCCAACCTGCGGGTATGTGGATTGATGACCATTCCTCCGTTTTGCCCGGACCCGGAAGCCGTCCGTCCCTACTTTCGCCACCTGCGGGAACTGCGCGACGCTTTGCAAGCCGCATTCCCTTCCGATGACCTCCCGGAACTTTCCATGGGAATGAGCCACGACTTCGAGGTGGCCGTTGAGGAAGGAGCCACCCTCATCCGGGTTGGGACGGCCATTTTTGGCGACCGCTGA
- a CDS encoding purine-nucleoside phosphorylase: MKDTYEKALEAAQFLQSKLPEVPEILVVLGSGLGAFADTLEHPVHVDYRLIPHLPTSTVVGHYGRQVCGYSDGKCVAAMQGRFHFYEGYTLQQATFYLRVAKLLGIEKLILTNAAGGIDPSLAPGDLMLIEDHINLMAANPLQGLNDERFGPRFPDMTEAYDPSYRAIAREEAARLGIPLKSGVYAALLGPSYETPAEIRMIRAFGAHAVGMSTVPETIVARHMGMRVLGISCITNLAAGVLERPINHDDVLEVGKQVAAHFTQLLHAVIRRM; encoded by the coding sequence ATGAAAGACACCTACGAAAAAGCCCTGGAAGCTGCCCAATTTCTTCAGTCAAAGCTGCCGGAAGTTCCCGAGATACTGGTTGTGCTCGGTTCCGGGTTGGGAGCTTTTGCTGACACGCTCGAACATCCCGTCCACGTGGATTACCGGCTGATTCCCCACCTTCCGACCTCGACGGTGGTGGGCCACTATGGGCGGCAGGTATGCGGTTACAGCGATGGCAAGTGTGTCGCCGCAATGCAGGGACGGTTTCATTTTTACGAAGGCTATACGCTCCAACAGGCGACATTTTACCTGCGTGTAGCCAAACTGCTCGGCATTGAAAAACTTATCCTGACCAATGCGGCCGGAGGCATTGACCCCAGCCTGGCGCCGGGGGACCTGATGCTCATCGAGGACCACATCAACCTCATGGCGGCTAATCCGCTTCAGGGGCTGAATGACGAACGTTTCGGGCCGCGCTTCCCGGACATGACCGAAGCCTACGATCCGTCCTATCGGGCCATAGCCCGCGAGGAGGCGGCGCGGCTGGGCATTCCGCTCAAGTCCGGGGTGTATGCCGCCCTGTTGGGGCCGAGTTACGAAACACCGGCCGAAATTCGGATGATTCGCGCTTTCGGCGCCCACGCGGTCGGCATGTCCACGGTTCCCGAAACCATCGTGGCGCGGCACATGGGAATGCGGGTGCTGGGGATTTCCTGCATCACGAACCTGGCCGCCGGTGTCCTTGAAAGGCCCATCAATCACGATGATGTGCTTGAAGTGGGCAAGCAGGTTGCCGCCCACTTCACCCAACTGCTGCACGCTGTTATCCGGCGGATGTAA
- the thiO gene encoding glycine oxidase ThiO produces the protein MTQTCDAIVIGGGVIGLAIARALARDGLRVTVFERNARPGGEASWAAAGMLAPQAEADAPGPLFDLCLKSRSLYTDFAAALWEETRIDIELCPAGTLLVASQPEDVAALHAKLDWQTAAGCHAEWLSPSDVQNLEPLVRSHGALYLPDDWQVENRRLTQALIAAVAAAQVPIHCHSDGLTLCLEKGRVVGVEVRDERWSAPVVINAAGSWAAQMSANLLGLPARVIRPIRGQMVALQMPVSLRLRHVIRTSQVYLVPRRDQRLIIGATVEDVGYEKAVTAGGVCSLLSGALATAPPLAAASLIETWAGLRPLAIDHLPLIGETALAGLWCATGHYRNGVLLTPITAEIIRCLVQQLPPPCEMAPFSPRRFSASAMVCSDATPPA, from the coding sequence ATGACACAGACCTGTGATGCCATTGTGATTGGCGGTGGGGTCATTGGCCTGGCCATTGCCCGTGCGTTGGCCAGGGACGGGCTGCGCGTCACGGTTTTTGAACGCAATGCCCGTCCGGGCGGCGAAGCGTCGTGGGCCGCAGCCGGGATGCTGGCGCCCCAGGCGGAAGCTGATGCGCCGGGGCCGTTGTTTGACCTGTGCCTGAAAAGCCGTTCCCTCTACACCGACTTTGCCGCTGCCCTCTGGGAGGAAACCCGGATTGACATCGAGCTGTGCCCGGCCGGTACCCTGCTGGTCGCGTCCCAGCCGGAGGATGTGGCCGCCCTGCACGCCAAACTCGACTGGCAGACGGCGGCTGGCTGCCACGCGGAATGGCTGTCGCCCTCTGATGTCCAGAATCTCGAACCACTGGTCAGAAGTCACGGCGCGCTCTACCTGCCGGACGACTGGCAGGTGGAAAACCGGCGTTTGACCCAGGCTCTCATTGCTGCTGTGGCAGCGGCCCAGGTTCCCATCCACTGCCATAGCGATGGACTGACGCTGTGCCTTGAGAAAGGGCGTGTGGTGGGCGTCGAAGTACGGGATGAACGCTGGTCCGCGCCGGTCGTCATCAATGCCGCCGGGAGTTGGGCGGCCCAGATGTCGGCAAACCTGCTGGGGCTGCCGGCGCGGGTGATACGTCCCATCCGTGGGCAGATGGTGGCGCTTCAGATGCCGGTATCCCTTCGATTGCGGCATGTCATCCGCACTTCCCAGGTATATCTCGTGCCACGGCGTGACCAGCGCCTCATCATTGGTGCCACGGTCGAGGATGTCGGCTACGAAAAGGCCGTCACGGCCGGGGGCGTCTGTTCCCTGCTGTCCGGGGCGCTGGCGACGGCACCGCCGTTGGCAGCGGCGTCACTCATCGAAACCTGGGCCGGATTGCGTCCGCTGGCGATAGACCACCTGCCCCTCATCGGGGAGACAGCGCTGGCCGGGCTGTGGTGTGCGACGGGGCACTATCGCAACGGCGTCCTGCTCACGCCCATCACGGCCGAGATTATCCGCTGCCTCGTACAGCAGCTTCCACCGCCCTGTGAGATGGCACCGTTTTCACCCAGACGGTTTTCTGCGTCGGCTATGGTATGTTCGGACGCCACGCCACCTGCCTGA
- a CDS encoding BMP family lipoprotein, which produces MQRVRWSVLLLIALVWGAALGCGHVPRDEEGKLRVGLVFDIGGKDDKSFNAAAWEGAKRAKQELPIVLRHAEPGEPNNLEPCMRAFAERGYDLIIGIGFAQGPVLATVAKEYPNLHFAIVDSVVDLPNVASLVFKEHEGSFLVGMMAARASRTGKIGFVGGMDIPLIRKFATGYEEGARYVNPNIVVLKNFVGITDAAWNNPGKGKELAKAQYEAGADVVFQAAGNSGIGVFDAAEENRKLAIGVDANQNWVKPGFILTSMVKRVDVAVYTIIKETLEKRFRGGIHAYGLENEGIAYALDDYNRPLVSEDTLREVEAARQKIIRGEIQVTDYMANLK; this is translated from the coding sequence ATGCAACGTGTGCGATGGAGCGTTCTGCTCCTGATAGCCCTGGTGTGGGGGGCCGCCCTGGGCTGTGGGCATGTCCCCCGTGATGAAGAAGGAAAACTGCGCGTGGGACTGGTCTTTGACATTGGCGGCAAGGATGACAAGTCCTTCAATGCCGCCGCCTGGGAAGGGGCCAAGCGCGCCAAACAGGAACTGCCGATTGTGTTGCGCCATGCCGAGCCGGGTGAACCGAACAATCTTGAACCCTGCATGCGCGCCTTTGCCGAACGGGGCTATGACCTCATCATCGGAATTGGCTTTGCACAGGGGCCCGTGTTGGCGACCGTGGCCAAAGAATACCCAAACCTGCACTTTGCCATTGTGGATTCGGTCGTGGACCTGCCCAACGTGGCCTCGCTGGTCTTCAAGGAACACGAAGGCAGTTTTCTTGTCGGGATGATGGCAGCCCGCGCCAGCCGTACTGGCAAGATCGGCTTTGTCGGCGGCATGGATATTCCCCTCATTCGCAAGTTTGCCACCGGCTACGAGGAAGGGGCGCGCTACGTCAACCCCAACATCGTCGTTCTCAAGAATTTCGTCGGCATTACCGATGCGGCCTGGAACAATCCGGGCAAGGGCAAGGAACTGGCCAAGGCTCAGTATGAAGCCGGCGCTGATGTCGTCTTTCAGGCGGCTGGCAACTCCGGCATCGGAGTTTTTGACGCCGCCGAGGAAAACCGCAAGCTGGCGATTGGCGTGGATGCCAACCAGAACTGGGTCAAACCGGGCTTCATCCTGACCAGCATGGTCAAGCGCGTGGATGTGGCGGTTTACACCATCATCAAGGAAACCCTCGAAAAACGCTTTCGTGGCGGTATCCACGCCTACGGTCTGGAAAATGAGGGCATTGCGTATGCTCTCGATGACTACAACCGGCCCCTGGTTTCCGAAGACACCCTGCGGGAGGTTGAAGCCGCACGGCAGAAGATCATCCGGGGTGAAATCCAGGTCACGGATTACATGGCCAACCTGAAATAA
- a CDS encoding FAD-binding domain-containing protein, translated as MKLDTTRRSREAMRTYLAAALDGCYIGEPTISPIEGGRTAAERQLAAFDARRYASRNHVTRGHVSRLSPYIRHGVLTLREVRDAIFARFGRSGESIYKFVFELAWHQFWQEVYAALGDGIYADIEDYKFSPPAWAMTLPEDVARAETGLVCMDETLRELYTTGYLHNHARMWFAAYLIHHRKVHWSVGERLFFAHLLDGNPPPNALSWQWVASTFASKPYYFNRQNIEKYTDGVWCRKCTADCPFNRTYDELADMLFER; from the coding sequence ATGAAGCTCGACACCACGCGGCGTTCGCGGGAGGCCATGCGGACGTACCTTGCCGCGGCCTTGGACGGTTGCTACATCGGCGAACCGACCATTTCACCTATCGAAGGCGGACGCACGGCGGCGGAACGCCAGCTCGCCGCCTTTGACGCCCGGCGCTATGCCTCACGCAATCATGTGACCCGCGGACATGTTTCGCGGCTGTCGCCCTACATTCGCCACGGCGTCCTGACCCTGCGGGAAGTGCGCGACGCCATCTTTGCCCGCTTTGGACGTTCCGGTGAAAGCATTTACAAATTCGTCTTTGAACTGGCCTGGCATCAGTTCTGGCAGGAAGTCTATGCCGCGCTGGGCGATGGCATTTACGCTGACATCGAGGACTACAAATTCTCACCGCCGGCCTGGGCAATGACCCTGCCGGAGGATGTGGCGCGCGCTGAAACCGGGCTGGTCTGCATGGATGAAACCCTGCGCGAGTTATACACGACCGGCTATCTGCACAATCACGCACGGATGTGGTTTGCAGCCTATCTGATTCACCACCGGAAGGTGCACTGGAGCGTTGGAGAGCGGCTCTTTTTTGCGCATCTGCTGGACGGCAATCCACCCCCGAACGCCCTGTCCTGGCAGTGGGTGGCCTCGACCTTCGCCAGCAAGCCCTACTACTTCAACCGCCAGAACATCGAGAAGTACACCGACGGGGTGTGGTGCCGGAAGTGCACTGCCGATTGTCCCTTCAACCGAACCTATGATGAACTGGCAGACATGCTCTTTGAACGGTGA
- a CDS encoding S41 family peptidase: MSFKAKLVLVALSTALALYAVIGGLLARRTSAVAKGNPYVQLKIFNEVVKHIANDYVDEPDMGKVRIGALRGLAEGLDPYCAYLLPEQVQRFKPTTMTAVPFGMVVSKYAGFGYVLAVVPGSPAAQAGVKTGDIIEYVNTVATRDVSLYEIMEMLTGVAEGGSIEITVLRSGRTKGEKLTLKPGAFQSPVTSRLEAPDTGYIKVGLLGRGKAEQVMTAVRQLQQRGAQKLILDLRESAHGELSEAVALASVFVPSGVVARTIGAGNTVTTLVAKPGAVTFEGKLVVLTDRSTAGPAEVVAAAIRDHQRGEIVGEKTFGAGSEQALFPLRDGSALLLTTQRYAPATGKSFMEEPVKPSVEVKVATIEPSVPDVDTEAPAPTDLPEDTKKVPPPSEDVILKRALEVLKGESKQARQPARPTVALPKAA, encoded by the coding sequence ATGTCGTTCAAAGCCAAACTCGTCCTCGTTGCTCTCTCCACGGCGCTTGCCCTGTATGCCGTCATTGGTGGTTTGCTGGCCCGGCGCACCAGTGCGGTCGCAAAGGGAAATCCCTACGTCCAGCTCAAAATCTTCAATGAAGTTGTCAAGCACATTGCCAACGATTACGTGGACGAGCCGGACATGGGCAAGGTGCGCATCGGTGCCCTGCGTGGTCTCGCCGAGGGGCTTGACCCCTATTGCGCCTACCTGTTGCCGGAGCAGGTGCAGCGTTTCAAACCGACAACCATGACGGCCGTGCCCTTCGGGATGGTCGTCTCCAAGTACGCTGGCTTTGGCTACGTCCTGGCCGTTGTCCCCGGCTCACCGGCTGCCCAGGCCGGGGTCAAAACCGGCGACATCATCGAGTATGTCAACACCGTGGCGACGCGCGATGTGAGCCTCTATGAAATCATGGAAATGCTGACGGGAGTGGCAGAAGGGGGTTCTATCGAGATTACGGTGCTGCGTTCCGGACGTACCAAGGGTGAGAAACTGACCCTGAAACCCGGCGCTTTTCAGTCTCCGGTGACATCGCGCCTGGAGGCCCCCGACACCGGCTATATCAAGGTTGGGCTGCTTGGGCGTGGCAAGGCAGAACAGGTCATGACGGCGGTGCGCCAACTGCAACAGCGCGGGGCGCAGAAACTTATTCTTGACCTGCGGGAGTCGGCGCATGGCGAACTGTCCGAAGCCGTTGCCCTGGCGAGTGTCTTTGTTCCGTCGGGTGTCGTAGCGCGAACCATCGGTGCTGGCAATACGGTCACAACGTTGGTTGCCAAGCCCGGCGCTGTGACCTTTGAGGGGAAACTTGTCGTGCTGACCGACCGTTCCACGGCCGGCCCGGCCGAGGTGGTGGCAGCGGCCATCCGGGACCATCAGCGCGGGGAAATCGTTGGCGAGAAAACCTTTGGTGCGGGGTCGGAACAGGCGTTGTTCCCCCTGCGCGATGGTTCGGCCCTGCTGTTGACCACCCAGCGCTACGCTCCGGCCACCGGAAAGTCGTTTATGGAAGAGCCGGTCAAGCCTTCCGTTGAGGTGAAGGTAGCCACCATCGAGCCGTCTGTGCCGGACGTGGACACTGAGGCCCCGGCTCCGACCGATCTGCCGGAGGACACCAAAAAGGTCCCGCCGCCCAGTGAGGATGTCATCCTCAAACGCGCTCTGGAAGTGCTCAAAGGCGAATCCAAACAGGCCCGCCAGCCGGCACGTCCCACGGTTGCGCTTCCGAAGGCTGCGTAA